DNA sequence from the Amycolatopsis sp. Hca4 genome:
CGCGCCCCGAGGGCTTGGCCGACTTTTCCCTGCAGGTGGGCTGTGCGGCCGGCGTCGTCGGGGAAGAAGTCCACGATCGCGTAGGTCGTCGGTCCGAGTTTGACGGCGAACCAGGGGTAGGTGTCCGGCTCGTCCTCGACCAGCGAACGGCCGGTGTTGAGGAATTCT
Encoded proteins:
- a CDS encoding putative quinol monooxygenase, which encodes MAVTVGLLVTLEAQPGKEADVEEFLNTGRSLVEDEPDTYPWFAVKLGPTTYAIVDFFPDDAGRTAHLQGKVGQALGARADELFSKPPDIAQLDVLASKLK